In Arthrobacter sp. StoSoilB5, one genomic interval encodes:
- the hisD gene encoding histidinol dehydrogenase — protein sequence MTTSSDTSAIASASLNFRSIDFRGRQLSLAELRAAVPRAKHQTMADAEQRVLDIIGAVRSRGFAALTELARNFDGVEQSHPRVPAEALAKALADIDPTVRAALEESISRAKQFADQQRPANVDVALADGAVVSQNWIPVGRVGLYVPGGLAPLASSVIMNVVPAVAAGVESIALASPPQKDFGGLPHPTILAAAALLGIDEVYAIGGAQAIVSFAYGIPGSEGEPPIEPVDLVTGPGNIFVATAKRLVKGIVGIDSEAGTTEIAILADSTAQPALVAADLISQAEHDPKAASVLVTDSAELADAVVGELARQAAATKHSARVLEALSGPQSGVVLVDDLEQGIAVCNAYAAEHLEIMTADAPAVAARIRNAGAIFVGDYSPVSLGDYCAGSNHVLPTSGTAAFSSGLNVTTFLRAVQVINYNRAALEQVSGHIVSLAGAEDLPGHGDAVRIRFKEQS from the coding sequence GCCTCTGCGTCCTTGAATTTCCGCAGCATCGATTTCCGCGGCCGCCAACTCTCCCTGGCTGAGCTGCGCGCTGCGGTACCCAGGGCGAAGCATCAGACGATGGCAGATGCGGAGCAGAGGGTCTTGGACATTATTGGAGCCGTCCGCAGCCGCGGCTTTGCCGCGCTGACTGAACTTGCAAGGAACTTCGACGGCGTTGAGCAGTCCCACCCGCGCGTGCCCGCGGAGGCGCTAGCCAAGGCCCTGGCCGACATTGATCCCACTGTCCGCGCAGCGCTGGAAGAGTCGATCAGCCGTGCCAAGCAGTTCGCCGATCAGCAGCGTCCAGCCAATGTTGACGTCGCTTTGGCTGATGGGGCAGTTGTCAGCCAGAACTGGATTCCCGTGGGGCGCGTTGGGCTGTACGTCCCCGGCGGCCTGGCGCCCTTGGCCTCGTCGGTGATCATGAATGTTGTTCCGGCGGTCGCTGCAGGCGTCGAATCCATCGCCTTGGCATCCCCGCCCCAAAAGGACTTCGGCGGGCTCCCGCACCCCACCATCCTTGCTGCGGCGGCTCTGCTGGGGATCGACGAGGTCTACGCAATTGGTGGCGCCCAGGCAATCGTTTCGTTTGCTTACGGCATCCCGGGTTCGGAGGGAGAACCTCCTATCGAACCTGTGGATCTCGTCACGGGACCCGGCAACATCTTCGTCGCCACTGCCAAGAGGCTGGTGAAGGGAATCGTAGGTATCGATTCCGAGGCCGGAACCACCGAAATCGCTATCCTGGCCGATTCCACGGCCCAGCCCGCCCTGGTGGCTGCCGACCTCATCAGCCAGGCCGAGCACGATCCGAAGGCCGCTTCCGTCCTGGTGACGGACTCAGCTGAACTGGCAGACGCCGTCGTGGGTGAATTGGCGCGCCAGGCGGCCGCCACGAAGCACAGCGCGCGCGTCCTTGAGGCACTCTCGGGGCCGCAATCGGGCGTGGTGCTGGTGGATGACCTGGAACAGGGGATCGCGGTATGCAACGCCTATGCCGCAGAACACCTTGAGATCATGACGGCGGATGCCCCCGCTGTGGCGGCCCGGATCCGCAACGCGGGCGCCATCTTCGTTGGGGACTACAGCCCGGTGAGCCTTGGGGACTACTGTGCCGGATCCAATCACGTGCTGCCTACCAGCGGCACGGCGGCCTTCTCCTCGGGACTGAACGTCACCACCTTCCTGCGCGCGGTGCAGGTCATCAACTACAACCGCGCCGCGCTGGAGCAAGTCAGCGGCCACATCGTGAGTTTGGCTGGCGCCGAAGACCTTCCGGGCCACGGAGATGCGGTCAGGATCCGCTTCAAGGAGCAAAGCTGA
- the nrdR gene encoding transcriptional regulator NrdR: MYCPFCRNPDSRVVDSRMADDGTSIRRRRQCPECGRRFTTVETTSLSVIKRSGVGEPFSRIKVISGVRKACQGRPVTEDDLAMLAQEVEENIRSSGAAEIDAHEVGLAILGPLRKLDEVAYLRFASVYQAFESLEDFESAISLLRHEAEAHGKAGAKEAKGSEKSQL; the protein is encoded by the coding sequence GTGTACTGTCCGTTTTGCCGGAATCCTGACTCGCGCGTCGTTGACAGCCGTATGGCCGACGACGGAACTTCCATCCGGCGCCGCCGGCAATGCCCCGAATGCGGGCGCCGCTTCACCACTGTGGAAACCACCAGTCTGTCCGTCATCAAGCGCTCAGGAGTCGGCGAGCCCTTCAGCCGGATCAAGGTCATCAGCGGCGTGCGGAAAGCGTGCCAAGGCCGCCCTGTTACAGAAGACGACCTCGCCATGCTGGCGCAGGAAGTCGAGGAGAACATCAGGTCTTCGGGCGCGGCCGAAATCGACGCCCACGAGGTAGGCCTGGCCATTCTCGGTCCATTGCGGAAGCTGGATGAGGTGGCCTACTTGCGCTTCGCGAGCGTCTACCAGGCGTTCGAGTCGCTGGAAGACTTCGAATCCGCAATCTCCTTGCTACGGCACGAGGCCGAGGCCCACGGCAAAGCGGGGGCCAAGGAAGCCAAGGGCTCCGAAAAAAGCCAACTCTAG
- a CDS encoding SDR family oxidoreductase produces MIDNDAVHGIAIVTGASRGIGAAVALAAARKGYGVVVNYSSDALGADNVVGKILAEGGKALAVQGDVSQPADVGRLFDAAAACGPLTAVINNAAITGNLIGTLADVPAETVRRVIDVNVSGMIFMCQEAVRRLSTDNGGPGGSIINISSTATKAGSPGTWVHYAASKGAVDVLTVGLAAEVAKQGIRVNAVAPGSTNTGLHAAAGMPDRVERLNPTIPMGRGAEPEEIAAAVMWLMSGDAGYITGAILPVSGGR; encoded by the coding sequence GTGATCGACAACGACGCCGTACATGGAATCGCGATCGTCACCGGCGCGAGCCGGGGCATTGGCGCAGCCGTAGCGCTGGCTGCCGCCCGGAAAGGGTACGGCGTCGTCGTCAACTACTCCTCGGACGCCCTCGGCGCCGATAACGTGGTGGGGAAGATCCTCGCCGAAGGAGGCAAAGCGCTGGCCGTGCAGGGCGATGTCAGCCAGCCCGCAGACGTCGGGCGTTTGTTCGACGCCGCCGCTGCCTGCGGGCCACTTACAGCTGTCATCAACAACGCGGCCATCACCGGCAACCTGATTGGAACACTGGCGGACGTGCCTGCCGAGACCGTGCGGCGCGTCATTGACGTGAATGTGTCAGGCATGATTTTCATGTGCCAGGAAGCCGTCCGAAGACTGTCCACGGACAATGGCGGCCCGGGTGGCTCCATCATCAACATCTCGTCGACGGCCACAAAGGCCGGCTCCCCCGGGACATGGGTTCACTACGCTGCGTCCAAGGGTGCCGTGGATGTCTTGACGGTGGGCCTGGCTGCGGAAGTGGCCAAGCAGGGCATTCGTGTCAACGCGGTCGCTCCGGGCAGCACCAACACTGGACTCCATGCCGCCGCAGGAATGCCCGACCGCGTAGAGAGACTCAACCCGACCATCCCCATGGGCCGGGGCGCTGAACCTGAAGAAATCGCAGCGGCCGTCATGTGGTTGATGTCCGGCGACGCCGGATACATCACGGGGGCAATCCTCCCCGTTTCCGGCGGACGCTAG
- a CDS encoding polyphosphate--glucose phosphotransferase gives MSKKDEKTHKNAPLIGIDIGGTGIKGGIVDLKKGKLIGERFRVPTPQPATPEAVAEVVAEIVEELSSRPDAPAADSPVGVTFPGIIQHGVVNSAANVDKSWLGTDIDKKFTERLGRPVEVINDADAAGLAEARYGAGEGVDGTVLVITLGTGIGSAFIFNGQLVPNAELGHLEVDGFDAETKASAVARERDGLSWDEYGVLLNRYLQHVEFLFSPELFIIGGGISKRSDEYFPHLQLRTNIVTAKLKNDAGIVGAALEVALHHKLAK, from the coding sequence TTGTCCAAGAAGGATGAGAAGACCCACAAGAACGCCCCGCTGATCGGAATCGACATCGGTGGCACAGGCATCAAAGGCGGCATCGTCGACCTGAAGAAGGGCAAGCTGATCGGCGAACGCTTCCGTGTTCCCACGCCGCAGCCGGCTACCCCCGAGGCAGTAGCCGAAGTAGTGGCGGAGATCGTCGAAGAACTTTCCAGCCGCCCGGATGCCCCTGCCGCAGATTCACCGGTGGGCGTCACCTTCCCGGGCATCATCCAGCATGGTGTGGTCAACTCTGCCGCAAATGTCGACAAGTCCTGGCTTGGCACCGACATCGACAAGAAGTTCACGGAGCGGCTCGGCCGGCCCGTTGAGGTCATCAACGATGCCGACGCCGCGGGTCTGGCAGAAGCCCGCTACGGCGCTGGCGAGGGCGTCGACGGGACGGTCCTGGTGATCACGCTCGGCACCGGCATCGGCTCAGCCTTCATCTTCAATGGTCAATTGGTTCCCAACGCAGAGCTCGGCCACCTTGAGGTGGACGGTTTCGACGCCGAAACCAAGGCATCAGCCGTGGCCCGCGAACGCGACGGTTTGAGCTGGGACGAGTACGGCGTCCTGCTCAACCGCTACCTTCAGCACGTTGAGTTCCTGTTCTCCCCCGAGCTTTTCATCATCGGCGGCGGCATCTCCAAGCGTTCGGATGAATACTTCCCGCACCTGCAATTGCGCACCAACATTGTCACCGCCAAGTTGAAGAACGACGCCGGCATTGTTGGTGCCGCCCTTGAGGTCGCCTTGCACCACAAGCTGGCAAAGTAA
- the map gene encoding type I methionyl aminopeptidase yields MPSLASTAPIGTLTPGIISPERPVPASIPRPEYVGKKAPSKFTGSEVKSAETIEKIRIASRIAAQAIVEVGKHIQPGVTTDQLDKVGHEFLLDHNAYPSTLGYRGFPKSLCSSLNEVICHGIPDSTVVQDGDILNIDITAFIGGVHGDTNYTFLVGDVDEESRLLVERTQESLNRAIKAVAPGREINVIGRAIQSYAKRFGYGVVRDFTGHGVGEAFHTGLIIPHYDAAPAYNTVIEAGMVFTIEPMLTLGTIEWDMWSDDWTVVTRDHKRTAQFEHTLLVTETGAEILTLP; encoded by the coding sequence ATGCCTTCTCTTGCTTCGACCGCACCCATCGGCACGCTCACTCCGGGAATCATCAGCCCTGAACGGCCTGTCCCGGCGTCGATCCCCCGCCCCGAGTACGTCGGCAAGAAGGCGCCCAGCAAATTCACCGGCTCCGAGGTGAAGTCAGCTGAGACCATCGAGAAGATCCGCATCGCCAGCAGGATCGCTGCGCAGGCCATCGTTGAAGTTGGCAAGCACATCCAGCCCGGCGTTACTACAGACCAGCTGGACAAGGTTGGCCATGAGTTCCTTCTGGACCACAATGCCTACCCGTCCACACTGGGCTACCGCGGCTTCCCGAAGTCTCTCTGCTCGTCCCTGAACGAAGTCATTTGCCACGGCATCCCCGATTCCACGGTGGTTCAGGATGGCGACATCCTGAACATTGACATCACCGCATTCATCGGCGGAGTGCATGGAGATACCAATTACACTTTCCTGGTTGGCGACGTGGACGAGGAGTCCCGTTTGCTGGTTGAGCGTACGCAGGAGTCGCTCAACCGGGCCATCAAGGCCGTGGCCCCGGGCCGCGAAATCAACGTAATCGGCCGTGCGATCCAGTCCTACGCCAAGCGCTTCGGCTATGGCGTGGTGCGGGACTTCACTGGCCACGGTGTCGGTGAGGCATTCCACACGGGCCTCATCATTCCGCATTACGACGCAGCCCCGGCGTACAACACCGTGATCGAGGCAGGCATGGTCTTCACTATCGAACCCATGCTGACCCTTGGCACGATCGAATGGGACATGTGGTCCGACGACTGGACGGTTGTAACCAGGGACCACAAGCGCACGGCCCAATTCGAGCACACCCTGCTGGTCACTGAGACCGGCGCGGAAATCCTGACCCTTCCCTAA
- a CDS encoding SPOR domain-containing protein — MTEYWYNVKTHEVEEDALSDWTQLIGPYKTREEAEHALEKVKQRNDAWEAQDDD, encoded by the coding sequence GTGACGGAGTACTGGTACAACGTCAAGACGCATGAGGTCGAAGAGGACGCCCTGTCCGATTGGACACAGCTGATTGGCCCATACAAGACCAGGGAAGAAGCCGAGCACGCGTTGGAAAAGGTCAAGCAACGCAACGATGCCTGGGAGGCCCAGGACGACGACTAG
- the panB gene encoding 3-methyl-2-oxobutanoate hydroxymethyltransferase, producing MAPSNLPESTTPAEVTAPYGTGPAAAVQAPSTGGKKPVSRVRIHHLQQAKDNGEHFAMLTAYEQYTAEIFDQAGIEVLLVGDSASNNVFGNETSLPVTVDELLPLCRAVSRSAKRALILADLPFGSYEVSTEQAVATGVRFLKEGLAHAVKIEGSAYYAETVKAMVQAGIPVMAHIGFTPQSEHSLGGYRVQGRGDDAQRLIEDAVALQDAGAFSVLMEMVPAETAAAVDAALRVPTVGIGAGKSTTGQVLVWQDMAGLRGGKMAKFVKQYADLRTTLTDAAAAFGNDVRSGQFPGPEHSF from the coding sequence ATGGCCCCAAGCAACCTTCCTGAGTCCACCACGCCCGCCGAAGTTACCGCTCCTTACGGCACCGGTCCCGCAGCGGCGGTCCAGGCACCGTCAACAGGCGGTAAGAAGCCGGTCAGCAGGGTGCGCATACATCACCTTCAGCAGGCCAAGGACAACGGCGAGCACTTCGCAATGCTCACTGCCTACGAGCAATACACCGCTGAAATCTTTGACCAAGCTGGTATCGAAGTCCTCCTGGTGGGCGATTCTGCCTCCAACAACGTCTTCGGCAATGAAACCAGCCTTCCCGTCACTGTGGACGAACTGCTGCCACTGTGCCGCGCGGTCAGCCGTTCCGCCAAGCGTGCCTTGATCCTGGCGGACCTGCCCTTTGGCAGCTACGAGGTCTCAACCGAGCAGGCAGTGGCCACCGGCGTCCGCTTCCTCAAGGAAGGATTGGCCCACGCCGTCAAGATCGAAGGCTCCGCCTACTATGCCGAGACCGTGAAGGCCATGGTCCAGGCAGGCATTCCCGTCATGGCCCACATTGGATTCACACCCCAGAGTGAACATTCCCTGGGTGGCTACCGGGTCCAAGGCCGGGGTGATGATGCCCAGCGACTGATCGAGGACGCAGTCGCCTTGCAGGACGCCGGCGCTTTCAGCGTCCTTATGGAAATGGTGCCCGCGGAGACCGCTGCCGCCGTCGACGCAGCGTTGCGCGTGCCGACCGTAGGCATCGGAGCCGGCAAGAGCACAACGGGCCAGGTGCTGGTCTGGCAGGACATGGCCGGACTGCGGGGCGGCAAGATGGCGAAGTTCGTCAAGCAGTATGCAGACCTGCGCACCACACTGACGGATGCCGCCGCCGCCTTTGGAAACGACGTCAGGTCCGGGCAATTCCCCGGACCTGAGCATTCCTTCTAG
- the glnA gene encoding type I glutamate--ammonia ligase, translating into MDRQQEFVLRTIEERDVRFVRLWFTDVVGSLKSVALAPAEVEGAFEEGLGFDGSAIEGLARVFESDMLAQPDPSTFQILPWRGETEQTSRMFCDILTPDGEPSAADPRNVLKRTLAKAADMGFTCYTHPEIEFYLLKSKDLGPNGSPVPVDEGGYFDHVPGGVAQDFRRTAVTMLESVGISVEFSHHEGGPGQNEIDLRYADALQTADNIMTFRTVIKEVALQQGTYATFMPKPFTDHPGSGMHTHFSLFEGDTNAFFEAGAEFQLSKTARQFIAGILKHAPEFTAVTNQFVNSYKRLWGGGEAPSYLSWGHNNRSALVRVPLYKPGKGQSARIEYRGIDSATNPYLAYAVLLGAGLKGIEEGYELPAAAEDDVWSLTTAERKAMGHAPLPASLHDAIRAMEESELVAQILGEQVFEHFLRNKRAEWQDYRLQVTPYELQRNLGIL; encoded by the coding sequence ATGGACCGCCAGCAAGAGTTCGTTCTGCGGACGATCGAAGAGCGTGACGTGCGCTTCGTACGCTTGTGGTTCACCGACGTCGTGGGTTCCCTGAAATCTGTGGCTCTTGCGCCCGCCGAAGTTGAAGGCGCCTTCGAAGAAGGCCTGGGATTTGATGGTTCAGCGATCGAGGGCCTTGCACGGGTGTTTGAGTCGGACATGCTGGCACAGCCGGACCCCTCCACTTTCCAGATCCTGCCCTGGCGCGGCGAGACCGAACAAACATCCAGGATGTTCTGCGACATCCTGACGCCGGACGGCGAACCGTCGGCAGCGGATCCCCGCAACGTCCTCAAACGGACCCTTGCAAAAGCGGCGGATATGGGTTTTACCTGCTACACGCATCCTGAAATTGAGTTCTACCTGCTGAAGTCAAAGGACCTTGGCCCCAACGGTTCGCCGGTTCCCGTTGATGAAGGCGGCTACTTCGACCACGTCCCGGGTGGTGTGGCCCAGGACTTCCGCCGTACCGCAGTCACCATGCTGGAATCGGTGGGTATCTCGGTGGAGTTCAGCCACCACGAGGGCGGCCCGGGCCAGAACGAGATTGACCTCCGGTACGCGGATGCCCTGCAGACTGCGGACAACATCATGACGTTCCGCACGGTCATCAAGGAAGTTGCCCTGCAGCAGGGGACGTATGCAACGTTCATGCCCAAGCCGTTCACTGACCACCCCGGCTCCGGCATGCACACACACTTCTCACTCTTCGAGGGCGACACCAACGCATTCTTCGAGGCCGGCGCTGAGTTCCAGCTGTCCAAGACTGCCCGCCAATTCATCGCCGGTATCCTCAAGCACGCTCCCGAATTCACCGCCGTCACCAACCAGTTCGTGAACTCGTACAAGCGCCTCTGGGGCGGCGGTGAAGCACCGAGCTATCTGAGCTGGGGCCACAACAACCGCTCCGCGCTGGTACGCGTTCCGTTGTACAAGCCCGGCAAGGGCCAGTCGGCGCGCATCGAATACCGCGGCATCGATTCCGCCACCAACCCTTACTTGGCCTATGCCGTCCTTTTGGGTGCCGGTTTGAAGGGCATCGAGGAGGGCTACGAACTTCCGGCAGCTGCCGAAGACGACGTCTGGTCGCTGACCACGGCCGAGCGCAAAGCCATGGGCCACGCCCCGTTGCCTGCCAGCCTTCACGACGCCATCCGGGCAATGGAGGAGTCCGAGCTTGTAGCCCAGATCCTGGGTGAGCAGGTCTTCGAACACTTCCTGCGCAACAAGCGCGCCGAATGGCAGGACTACCGCCTCCAGGTCACGCCGTACGAGCTGCAGCGCAACCTCGGCATTCTGTAG
- a CDS encoding bifunctional [glutamine synthetase] adenylyltransferase/[glutamine synthetase]-adenylyl-L-tyrosine phosphorylase, which yields MSLARRLISAGFNDLEKGERFLAAPELEGIEQDALFAGLSLAASPDTALQSLVRLIEKNPGLKKLAAADPDTSESLYRLLGASEALGEFLMRRPEHLDVFDARVSPEPLPTSSEELRSLLLRSVKAEPGAQRPVAGLTGLPAYAALRTAYRRGLTELAIKDLCAASPQDFMPAVGAELADLAGAAIEAALAVSRAEAAAQFDASEVADVGLAVIGMGKCGARELNYISDVDVIYVIEAEELDDARAATIGTALASGISRAISSSAPEPGLWEVDPNLRPEGKSGPLVRTLASHLSYYARWAESWEFQALLKARTIAGDRELGQRYEKAVEPLVWASAGRDGFVESVQAMRRRVTDYIPAAEEQRQIKLGRGGLRDVEFTVQLLQLVHGKSDESLRCRDTTSAIAALSAGGYIGRIDAAGFDNAYRYLRLLEHRIQLFQLRRTHLMPVAEDAQRVLAKAVLGPFSLERPHPDQLMATWQKTKRSVRELHERIFYRPLLNTAAKLSSEDAKLSPEAAQGRLAALGYLDPKGAMRHIEALTAGVSRRAALQRQLLPILLGWLAEGVDPDAGLLAFRRVSEALGTTHWYLGMLRDSQAAAERLCQVLANSRLISDLLEVSPESVAWLGSDKDLAPIPFEAQWQEIRSKLSRHPDPESAMRLIRLIRRREILRTAIADSAGLLDQDAVGLALAETDRAAVLGALHVAEAIATQSEPLKTEVLVVAMGRQGGREIGYGSDADVMYVHRARPGFTDEEAQEQATAIVAKVSSLLTQPLKPAIMAERVLMVDADLRPEGKNGAMVRSLESYAEYYRRWSLIWEAQALLRARPMAGSDELAEDFLQLIDPIRYPAELSEQDVREIRRIKARVESERLPRGADPARHVKLGRGGLSDVEWLVQLIQLQHAGKHPGLRTTSTLEALAAAEKLGLVGKDDAGLLREAWKLASRIRSANVIVTGRASDVLPSSRRDLEAVARWCGYAPGTAGQFEEDYLRLSRRARAVFEKEFYGN from the coding sequence ATGAGCCTTGCACGTCGGCTCATCTCAGCCGGATTTAATGACCTGGAAAAGGGCGAGCGGTTTCTTGCTGCCCCGGAGTTGGAAGGCATCGAACAAGATGCCCTGTTCGCCGGGCTCTCCTTGGCGGCGAGCCCGGATACCGCGCTGCAGTCACTGGTCCGGTTGATTGAGAAGAATCCTGGCCTCAAGAAGTTGGCCGCCGCGGATCCGGACACGAGCGAATCCCTGTACCGGCTGTTGGGGGCATCGGAGGCGCTGGGGGAGTTCCTCATGCGCAGGCCGGAGCATCTGGACGTCTTTGACGCGCGGGTAAGCCCGGAGCCGCTCCCGACATCAAGCGAAGAGCTCAGGTCCCTGCTCCTTCGCTCGGTCAAGGCCGAGCCAGGGGCGCAGCGCCCCGTGGCGGGGTTGACCGGGCTTCCGGCGTATGCGGCGTTGCGGACGGCGTACCGCCGCGGGCTAACAGAGCTGGCCATCAAGGACCTCTGTGCGGCGTCGCCGCAAGACTTCATGCCTGCCGTGGGTGCAGAGCTGGCAGACCTCGCCGGTGCTGCCATTGAAGCTGCACTGGCCGTTTCCAGGGCCGAGGCGGCTGCACAGTTCGACGCCTCGGAGGTGGCCGACGTCGGGCTCGCAGTCATCGGCATGGGCAAATGTGGTGCCCGCGAGCTTAACTACATTTCCGACGTCGATGTCATTTACGTTATCGAGGCGGAGGAGCTGGACGACGCCCGCGCCGCGACCATCGGCACCGCCTTGGCATCCGGAATCTCGCGGGCGATTTCCTCGTCGGCGCCTGAACCGGGCTTGTGGGAAGTGGACCCCAATCTTCGCCCGGAAGGGAAATCAGGGCCGTTGGTGCGGACCCTCGCCTCACACTTGAGCTACTACGCCCGATGGGCTGAGAGCTGGGAATTCCAGGCATTGCTGAAGGCGCGGACGATTGCGGGTGACCGTGAACTGGGCCAGCGGTATGAAAAGGCAGTGGAACCACTCGTGTGGGCCTCCGCCGGACGCGATGGCTTTGTTGAGTCCGTCCAGGCCATGAGGCGTCGGGTCACTGATTACATTCCGGCAGCCGAGGAACAGCGGCAGATCAAACTGGGGCGTGGCGGCCTGCGCGACGTCGAATTCACTGTGCAGTTGTTGCAGCTTGTTCATGGCAAATCGGACGAGTCGCTTCGCTGCCGGGACACGACCTCGGCCATTGCCGCGTTGTCCGCGGGCGGCTACATCGGACGCATCGACGCTGCAGGGTTCGACAACGCCTACCGGTATCTTCGGCTCCTGGAACACCGGATTCAGTTATTTCAGTTACGACGGACCCACCTCATGCCCGTGGCGGAGGATGCGCAGCGTGTGCTGGCCAAGGCTGTCCTGGGTCCGTTTTCCCTGGAACGCCCACATCCTGACCAGCTGATGGCAACCTGGCAGAAGACCAAGCGGTCCGTGCGGGAGCTGCACGAGCGTATTTTCTACCGGCCCCTGCTCAATACCGCGGCGAAACTCAGCAGCGAAGACGCCAAACTGAGCCCGGAAGCAGCCCAAGGCCGTCTTGCTGCCCTTGGCTACCTGGATCCCAAGGGCGCAATGCGGCACATTGAGGCGCTGACGGCCGGTGTCAGCCGGCGTGCGGCACTTCAGCGGCAACTGCTGCCCATTCTCCTTGGCTGGCTTGCCGAGGGCGTGGATCCGGACGCGGGCCTACTGGCATTCCGACGGGTCAGCGAGGCCTTGGGGACCACGCACTGGTATTTGGGCATGCTTCGCGATTCGCAAGCGGCAGCTGAGCGCCTCTGCCAGGTGCTTGCCAATTCCCGGCTCATTTCAGATCTCTTGGAAGTCTCGCCGGAGTCCGTGGCCTGGCTTGGCAGCGACAAGGATCTCGCGCCGATCCCCTTCGAGGCACAATGGCAGGAAATCCGGTCCAAACTATCCCGGCACCCGGATCCGGAAAGTGCCATGCGCCTCATCAGGTTGATCCGTCGCCGGGAGATACTGCGGACCGCGATTGCTGACAGCGCCGGATTGCTTGACCAGGATGCCGTGGGATTGGCGTTGGCCGAGACAGACCGCGCGGCCGTGCTTGGAGCCTTGCATGTGGCAGAAGCCATTGCTACCCAATCGGAACCTTTGAAAACCGAGGTCCTGGTCGTAGCGATGGGCAGGCAGGGTGGCCGTGAGATCGGCTACGGCTCAGACGCGGACGTCATGTATGTTCACCGTGCCCGGCCCGGATTCACGGATGAGGAAGCCCAGGAGCAGGCGACGGCGATTGTCGCCAAAGTATCCAGCCTTCTGACCCAGCCGCTCAAGCCCGCAATCATGGCAGAACGGGTATTGATGGTGGACGCGGATCTGCGACCCGAAGGCAAGAACGGTGCTATGGTCCGGTCGTTGGAGTCCTATGCCGAGTACTACCGGCGGTGGTCCCTGATTTGGGAGGCGCAGGCGCTGTTGCGTGCGCGTCCCATGGCCGGCTCGGACGAATTGGCAGAAGACTTCCTTCAGCTCATCGATCCCATCCGCTACCCGGCTGAACTCTCTGAACAGGACGTCAGGGAAATCAGGCGCATCAAGGCCCGGGTGGAATCGGAGCGGCTGCCTCGCGGCGCAGATCCGGCCCGCCACGTGAAACTTGGCCGCGGTGGATTGAGCGATGTTGAATGGCTTGTCCAGCTCATCCAGCTGCAGCACGCGGGCAAGCACCCCGGGCTGCGGACCACGTCGACTCTGGAGGCACTTGCCGCCGCCGAGAAACTTGGGCTTGTGGGCAAGGACGACGCCGGGCTCTTACGGGAGGCCTGGAAGCTCGCCAGCCGCATCCGGTCGGCGAACGTCATTGTGACCGGCCGGGCATCGGACGTACTTCCATCGTCCCGTAGGGACCTTGAAGCGGTGGCACGTTGGTGTGGCTATGCGCCCGGAACTGCAGGACAGTTCGAGGAGGACTACCTGCGACTCAGCCGCCGGGCCCGGGCCGTCTTCGAAAAGGAGTTCTACGGCAATTGA